A window of Diabrotica virgifera virgifera chromosome 9, PGI_DIABVI_V3a contains these coding sequences:
- the LOC126892356 gene encoding uncharacterized protein LOC126892356 — MDAIIKTGFKKINHRITFQPNTESKGKALVLASHVKNVEELRKNGQSNLIQARIIRQTSVTSEPYYAKLYIDDKRLITDVYCNCVYNQSKKCKHVAALIYFVNHEESLTKTDHEQQWGKPSISQISKEKYSKGKFFYEMRMNAKKPKSISKSCDDIDTILTLKNPSPLKLICASMNLDDSKHVIADLLTEITKGVETNLKLEECHVCIENLLLFAAEYPVYSNELDIPNNLKDFYKNHIFLCSEDILKLSCDTLGQAKDKNWFLSRKKRISASKNAHEIKCRKTKTIEKLLSEMISDKTFSSRSTKYGNLNESNARELYEKQFNVQVILTGFTVSMFQPWLNASLDGVVVKNGIILRILEFKCPASCEKKPIVDGRKSNVPYLKYEGGCFLLSKSHMYYTQCQMQMYISGQSICDLFLWSPVGSYCVPVYRDETFIKAVVLQCESFYFIHYLPEVYKLLNKKGNNDTF, encoded by the exons ATGGATGCAATTATCAAAACAGGATTTAAGAAAATAAATCACAGAATAACTTTTCAACCCAACACCGAGTCAAAGGGAAAAGCTTTAGTCCTAGCAAGTCATGTTAAGAATGTTGAAGAATTAAGGAAAAATGGGCAAAGCAATTTAATTCAAGCACGTATAATTAGACAAACTTCTGTCACCTCTGAACCATATTATGCAAAACTATAT ATTGATGATAAAAGATTGATTACAGATGTGTATTGCAATTGTGTGTACAATCAAAGTAAAAAATGCAAGCATGTAGCTGCtcttatttattttgtaaatcaTGAAGAAAGTTTAACAAAGACAGATCATGAACAGCAGTGGGGTAAACCGAGTATAAGTCAAATATCAAAAGAAAAGTACTCTAAGGGGAAGTTTTTCTATGAAATGAGAATGAATGCTAAAAAGCCGAAGAGTATTTCAAAATCATGTGATGATATAGATACAATTTTAACCTTAAAAAACCCTTCACCGTTAAAATTAATCTGTGCAAGTATGAATTTAGATGACAGTAAACATGTAATTGCAGATTTACTCACAGAAATAACAAAAGGTGttgaaacaaatttaaaattagaAGAATGTCATGTTTGCATAGAGAATCTATTGTTGTTTGCAGCAGAATATCCAGTGTATTCAAATGAGCTTGATATTCCTAATAATTTAAAAGACTTTTATAAAAATCATATATTTTTGTGCAGTGAAGATATTTTAAAGCTATCTTGTGATACTCTTGGACAAGCGAAAGATAAAAATTGGTTTCTATCTAGAAAAAAAAGAATATCGGCTAGTAAAAATGCACATGAAATAAAGtgtagaaaaacaaaaactatagAGAAATTATTATCAGAAATGATTTCTGATAAAACATTTTCTTCTAGATCAACAAAATATGGAAACCTCAATGAATCCAATGCAAGAGAATTGTATGAAAAGCAATTTAACGTACAAGTAATTTTAACTGGATTCACAGTCAGTATGTTCCAACCATGGCTAAATGCAAGTCTTGATGGTGTTGTTGTTAAAAatggtattattttaagaatattagAATTTAAGTGCCCTGCAAGCTGTGAGAAAAAACCTATTGTTGATGGAAGAAAATCCAATGTGCCATACTTAAAATATGAAGGAGGATGTTTTCTTTTAAGCAAAAGTCATATGTACTACACACAGTGCCAAATGCAAATGTACATTAGTGGCCAAAGCATCTGTGATTTATTTTTATGGTCACCAGTGGGTagttattgtgttcctgtttacCGTGATGAGACATTTATAAAAGCTGTTGTGCTCCAGTgtgaaagtttttattttatacacTACTTACCTGAAGtgtataaattattaaataaaaaaggtaacAATGATACTTTCTAA
- the LOC126891547 gene encoding uncharacterized protein LOC126891547: protein MFSIYRTTVSRIFYSTLDNLAEATATLVFWPDKLSVRATMPDCFKPNYSNTRVIIDCTEFKIDVPSAVDHRVYCYSNYKKGFTLKVLIGITPSGFICFKSPAAGGRKSDSQITIESGLIDLLEEEDVVLADKGFPDIQTVIDSQGKKILLVMPPFLERKKEFSQEETEQTYTIARVRIHVERIMQRLKTYNILNKIPEYLFDNVDDIIHICCVLVNLQPPIFAEKSENNN, encoded by the coding sequence ATGTTTTCTATTTATCGAACAACAGTATCAAGAATATTTTATTCAACTTTAGATAATCTAGCTGAAGCAACTGCAACATTAGTATTTTGGCCAGATAAATTAAGTGTCCGAGCAACAATGCCAGATTGCTTCAAACCAAACTATAGCAATACTCGTGTCATTATTGATTGTACTGAATTTAAAATTGATGTGCCTTCTGCAGTAGATCATCGCGTGTATTGTTATTCTAATTATAAAAAAGGATTTACTCTCAAAGTGTTAATTGGTATTACTCCCAGTGGCTTCATCTGTTTCAAGTCACCTGCAGCAGGTGGTAGAAAAAGTGATTCTCAAATCACAATTGAATCAGGTTTAATTGATCTATTAGAAGAAGAGGATGTAGTATTGGCTGACAAAGGATTCCCAGATATCCAAACTGTGATTGACAGTCAAGGCAAAAAAATTCTTCTTGTTATGCCACCTTTTTTAGAAAGAAAAAAAGAATTTTCTCAAGAGGAAACTGAGCAAACATATACTATAGCTAGAGTCAGGATACACGTGGAAAGAATAATGCAAAGGCTGAAgacttataatattttaaataaaatacctgAATATTTGTTTGACAACGTCGATGACATAATACATATATGCTGTGTATTAGTTAATCTACAGCCTCCAATATTTGCtgaaaaaagtgaaaacaataaTTGA